Below is a genomic region from Kwoniella pini CBS 10737 chromosome 7, complete sequence.
ACAGcaaacttcttcttcgtcgtACACGCCAAGAGGAAGACCGTTACCCGAACCCTTCGAGATGAATCGAACAAGATCAACATCACCATTGAGGATAACTCGTAagatttcttcaaatctgATCACCCCACCGCAAGTGAGAAGGATACCGGTACCTTCTACAGCACCTAGCGGAAAATTGTCAACCCAAAGAAGAACATATGAATTTGAGAATGaaccttcaatttcatccgATAGGCTACCCCCAGCAAGATTGGAAAGAGGTAGTGGATCAGcgaaaaaaataattcaacaatgGGAAAGTTTACCTAATACACCAGTATCTCATAGAGTACCTACTTCTACACCTATGGGTATAGGAACAAGAGTGATGAGTAAGGAATATTTAGATAAAAAACCATTACCGATTCCTAGAGCAAATCCAatcccttcttcatcatcaaataatgcAGGATTAAATTATCCTTCTACTTCATATGCAAAATCTTCATACGCACCTTCACCattacaaaatcaacatttaCGTACACCAACTCAACCAAATAGAAAGAGAGCAGCAACATTATCTCCTTCAAATTCGTCATATTCTTTATCACCTAGTCCATCAGgagaaaagaggaaaagaaatggaGGTAGATCCCCTTTAAAAGATATGttaaataaatttggaGGTGGTATACAAGCTATAGGTAGAAAAGCTAAAGGTAAGAATAAAGAGAAAACTTTTAGTAGATCTGATTCTTTTGGTTGGGAGGATAATGGTTTCTCaacagaagaaagattaggTACGAACGGATTACCTGGTGGAATTGTTTTTAGTGATAGAATgggagaagaggaaatggGTATATCTTCCGAAAAAACACCTagctcaaattcaaatgtaAGTGATTCTTTTACCCTCGACTTGTAATGCCGCAAGAAACAAGTGACTAAAGTGCGGACGATAGGTTGTTCGAACGTCAGCAGCCATGTACTTGATTCCAACCCCATGTTCGTCGGTATCTGCTTGGGGATCATGGTTATCTTCATGGGTGACTTTGACGCCGACAACAATGCACATAACGTATTGTCCGATATTTCAGAACCCGTCGTCGGGTCATTCAACACCTCGAAGGGTACTATCAGGTACAAATCCCTCTCAATCTACACCTGCCGTACCGTTCAATCAGATTCCTCAACCGCAAGAAGGTATTCAACCAGATGTAGAAATGGCTATGAAGGATTGTGTTGAAGTACGCAGTCTCAGGCGAGATGAAGTGAGAGGTCGAGGTATCCCTCCAGTACCCGAAGGCGTGGGAACAGAGGTATTAGAGATGGTATGGAGTGACGGTTCAAAGAGATATATAGGTGTTGAGGGTGTTGCTGGTAGGCTAGGGTGGGTCAGTGCGATCTGGTGAGTGAGATCATATGCTCGAAGTTTCATCCCTGATATAAATATGGCAAATTAATATGTGAATTAGGGATGTACTTTTGGCATGCAAGTCAACTCAAACACCAGCATTAccacctccttcaccttttgtTCAACCTACAACTTTATCCAGAAATTCCACCGCCACTTTACCCCCTATTCCAGGCTCGGTGaataatccaccttcaccgTTTTCCAGTATTGATGGCAGAGGTGGTCAAACGGATTTTCAAGCTAGATTAAGAGCTCTTGAATCACGATCATCAGGTGCAGGATCATCAGCTCCACCTGTACAGAAAATGGGAGATACTTGGGTAGCTGGAAGCGCTTTAGGTATACCAACaagtgatattgatttacctaatccttTGGTCAATTCGCCTCGAAAACAGTCTCTAGGTAGTTTGGGGGAGAAAAAGCAAGACTCAGTAGGATTAAGAGATAGTGTTCAAAGAATGTTCGATCTGGGTCCAGATCCAGATTTGACTTTAGAAAGACCTAAAACAGTCCTTTTATCTCCTGGTCAAGTAAGTCAAATTCGATCGCCTTCAAGACACAGCAATGAGATGTCAGAGAGAATTAGAGCTTGGTCAAATCATGGTCATGATCAATCTACTCAATCTTCGTTTTCAAGAaataattctaataaatCCACTCAATCATCTTTAGAGGcttctaaatcattagatttaccttttacGCAACCAGAAATAGAAGGAGTATTATATGGGAAATCTGAAACCATTTTATCATTCGATcctaatgatttaaatccTTCAAGATCAGCTAGTCAAGTTCGTAGACCAGCTTCTACAGTTCTAGCTCGTGATGAacaatcaacaaaaagatACGGTATGATGATCGATCAACcaattttagaagaatCTTCAATTACCACAACAGATACAAGCGAAAGAGAAAacaatgaaaatgatacaGAAATCTTTTTGTCGAAACCACCTTTGACACATATAAGTCATATAACATTCCCCAAACCTGCTATTGCTGGGATCAGCATGACAAATGGCCAACCTCATTTAGGTATCATAAATTCTGGAGGTTCGACAACTTCTTCGAATGAAACTAGACCTTCAACTGAAATGTTGACGCCAGAAAGTAGACCTTTCAGTAGTATGACTAACACAACTACGTTAACAAGTTTATTAGAGTCTTCTGTCATGTCGAAATTAGATAATCATTCTAATGATCATGTTGATCTTacaaaacaaataaatGGAGTTGAATACGGtttgaaagaaatcatAACTTCTCTTAATGGTTTTATCAAGGAGATTAAAGGAAACGAAGTGAATTTACCAcaaaatttagataataaattagattCATTAGGATTAGATATgaaaaatattgaaaatactTTACaactttcaaatttagCTAATAAGGGATTACCAAATGTTGAAAGTGATtcaaaaatgaatgaaGTCAATGagaaattagataaaatagCTAATCTATGCGAACAAGTCTTATCTCAAAGGTCAACAGCTGGGTTTGGTGTTGATGTTCCCTTCGTAGCTGAAGTAGGGGATATAGTGAAAGATTTACCTGGTAAAACTACTTCTCATATTAGAAATGAGTTAGTAGCTTCACcaagtgaagaagagaaatcaGCAGGTCAAGAAGTTGCTCAAATTATGGCTGATCTGGTAAGTTTTTTAAgtattaaatcaaaaacaagTTGGGCCAATTAGTTAATTGTATTTTGCTTTGATAGACTGGTGGATCTTCTAAAAATTCACCTAGATTAGTAGGATTACAAGTTTTACATAATATTTCtgcaccttcttcacctaaagtTGAGCCTAGCTCTACTTTAACGCCTCCAAATGATCTAAGATCACCTTCAATCCTAAGTAATAAAGGACAATCAATAAGTAAGCTTAACGGAAATTTACCCGAAGATGTAACGCAGCAAGTAGGACAAGTCTTGAATCTTGTTAcggaattgaaagaagcaAGAACATTACAAACTCAACAAACTACAGATATAGCCAGATGTAAGTTATTTTGTCATTATGAGTTAGTTATTGAGTATCGTTTATTGATGTGACTTTACATTTAcagatttaaatgaattaaatggATGGTTAGAAAAATTCGTATTAAATTCTTCAGGGGAATTATCAAACTTATCTAAAAGATTAAATATATTAGTTGGTTCTTCTGtagatgaaaattcttctttaacttcaaattcaaatggaaatggagataatcaaaatcaacctGGATTACCTGATTTAGTTGCCGATTTACATAGTATGATGTCTGAACAAAAAAAACGAAATGATTCTGAAGGTTCTGTTGGACAAAGATTAGATTCTTTATTAAGTATTATGGGTGAAGAACGTGAAAGAGCTTCAGTTCAACAGAACAGTATGTCCccctttttttttgttttcttaTTTTACgtatttcattttaaaGTGATTTCCAaaattaatgataaatatTTTGACCTTAGCTGTTGAACAAGTTGTTAGTATTTTGGAAAGACAAcgaaatgataatgaaatgtTATTAAGAGCTGTTGCTACTGGTGTGTCAGATTTACTTTTACAGACGACACAGGagtaatttgattgacttATCGAGATAATATAGATTTAACCGCTGAAATTCGTGGAGAAAGAATGAGATTCATAGAAGCTATGCAACAAGCAACGTCTGTCAACGTATCGAGTGAGTGATATGttattgaatcattttGCGAATGTGTTGTGGCTAATTCAGTTGATTCCTCGTACAGTGcatgttgaagaattcaagaaattACTTTCAACAGAAGTTAATCGATCAATGGCTGAATTAGGTCAGAtgagagaagaaaagaaagtatTAGAACAGCAAATTAGCGATTTATTCGCTTTAATGGCTAAACATGGTGGTAAAGTGAGTTTCACAAAGATCTGCTTACTTTTCTCTACAAGTTGAACGAATAAATTCAACGAGTACATGctgctgatgatgaaattaaaatagggaaagaagaattcttcttctcttatTGTTCCACCCTCACCTGGTGGCATGCAGCAGATGTTAGCTAGTCCTGTCTACTCACAAGGACAAGGAAGGGGATTACCATTACCACCACATTAATGCAAGTCTTGCAAAAcaatttaaaagaaaaagtacgttaattttattgatcgattttgataaattttgGGTATCATTTGGACattttgaagatctttGCGCGCACAATCGAATCTTGCATGGACatttttgtatttgtaaCCATCATGCTTGTATCAAAATAATCGTTATCTCAATCATGCATTCATCATCTCGGACAAAAAGGAACATTGTATTCATTGTTCAGAAGCTATAATTTTATACGGACCTAAGCGaatatattttcaaaacaacctccacttttcaGATTCATCTTTGTTTTCACTGTTTTCACGTCCGAACTAAGAAAATGCTTTTCATGTGTTAATGTTTAACGGGTTATCATTTCTAAGTATAGATAAAAATCATGTCCATGGCATATAGCACCAACATCTCGAGAATGGCTCAATCAGGTATGTTTTCCTCGTTAGATAGCATTCCTTACTTGACaatttattgattaatgataattctcAATGAATAGCCCGAACATTTTGTTCGACATGTCAGATACTTGCTATCCCATCCAAATTGGGCGAATCGTCTCGGAGCGTAAAAATAGATCGTCCAAGGATCAAAAAGGGAATCTTTTCGTCAAGGCTAGACCCCAGTTCGAATGATAACAAAGATCAAACCAGTACTACTTCTCGAAATGCTGTACGAAGAGGAAATAGAAATATCATTGATTCTGTCCTGAGCATCAAAGGATCGAAACAAGATGTCCGTAGCCCCAAGCCAGGTCGGTCTCGCCGACCCATACAAATGGAAGAGACCAAGGCCCAAGTCACAGCGGTAGCATTGCGAAAGACAGAAAGGACACTCTCAGAAGAACACAAGATGGAATCGATACCTACAcaagaattgaatttgaacttgaagGTAAATACTCTTTCGTATCTTCTGTCTTGACATGGAGCTTACAGAATATACACCAGACTCATTTCATAGGATTCGATTTACaaacttctttagctttaatattttcaacaaaattACCTGTATAcaaatcaactttattCAATATTCGTTGtatatcatttcaaaaacTTCCTATTCGAAAATTACCTCCTTATCCTAtaaatgaaagtgaaatttggaaatttgaaagaaaatgtatttattttacaattttaaGTAGTAAAAATTCAGTTAGTAAACTTGCTGTAGAGCGTAATAGATGTAAAAGACGTTTCAAATCTGCTTTGAATAATATTataaatggaaaagatatagaagaaatagaacaaaaaaaattgCTTAATAATCGTATGTTCCCTTTTGATTGCtttttaattgatgattgataattgatggACTGATTTCCAAATTGCATTTCAAAGAATACGCATATATAGCTTCTCTTACTTCCAAAATGTATGATGCTCcgtttgatcaaattcaatttgaaataTTGAATGGTCTACGATATTTACAGAAAGCGCATTTAAAATCTAGAATTACAAATGATTCACTACCTTTACCCAAATATATAGTCAGAGAACAAGTCGAGGTAGGTACTGTACCCGACAgtcaagaaaaagaatcGAAGGTATTGGAAAAtgtattttgatgattaaGTGAACGGAGATGTCTTTCCGAGTATAGTGGATCTTAGGAAATGGTCGAACATCTCTATTATCTCATTTGTACTTCAGTACTCCACAAAGCTTGCACTGGATCGAAAACCATGCTTGAGGAATTGAAGGTCAACTATACATGCATACTATGCAGATTCGTCTTCAACCATGCCTATATAGATATAATGTGCTTTACTTATTGTTAGTGCGGTAAGCGTCGCCTATTTATCCAATTAATTTTGTAGGATAAATATGTAGGTGGCTTAACGTGTACTTTCTTTATCTGATCAGAATTATTAGTTGGTTGAGACAGCTCTGGTTGTTGTAATTTTTACCCTGAAACCCGGATAGACCCGATTAAACggaaatgatttgaataataatGTGCAGTGATTACGCGATGATTATCCTAAATAACATATGAGTTTATCAAACCAAGTATTTTCGAGGACTTTCCATTCACCGAGAACATGTTTTTAGACACCGTTCAAtaatatttcatttcattttgatatctgtttcttttctctttttcttttcatcagTATCAATACAAAACCAAAAAACACATATTCAAAAATGTCTGCCTACCCATTGCCTCAAATCCAAAAACCAGCTCCGTAAGTATCCTATCTTCTGCTGTCTCTTCATTTGAGTATGAGTCGGATCACCTCGGCCGAAAATCACTTTCTCCCAACGTTTTCCATTCTATCACTAGAAGAGTATTTCACTGACTATCGTGCTCGAACTTATAGTGAATTCGCTGGTACCGCCGTCAAGGAGGGTTCTTTCGAAGAGATCAAATTAGCTGATTACAAAGGAAAATGGTGAGTAAAATCACTTTATCGACtttatatattttttttgttgCTGATTCAGCCTGTGCATTTAGGACCGTCCTTGTCTTCTACCCTATGGATTTCACTTGTGAGTTCGATTAGTCCATCTTTACACCTCTGAATCTCAGAGAATATAGCTAATACATGATATATAGTCGTTTGCCCAACTGAGATCCTTGCTTTCAACGCTGCTCTTCCTCAATTCGCCGCTATCGGAGCTGAAGTCATCTGTGCTTCTACCGATTCCGAGTTCACCCACCTTGCTTGGTCCCAAACTAACAGAAAGGAAGGTGGTCTTGGTCCCGATCTCAAGTTGACCTTGGTAAGTGTTCCCGCTCATATCACTGGCTCTTTGCGTGCAAAGAAGTCACAACATTCCTTCATATACAATCAGGCATTTATCATATGTCTGACGTTGCCTCTTCAATCTTATACACTTATATATCTTGATGTCAACTTACTGACTTTGCGATTTATAGCTCGCCGACCGAAACCACGCCGCTGCTAAGGCATACGGtgttcttcttcctgaagaaggtatcgCTCTTAGAGGTACTTTCTTCATTGACCCTAAAGGTACTCTTAGAGCAATGCACGTTCACGATTTACCAGTTGGTCGATcagttgaagaatcaattaGATTAATTAAAGCTTTCCAATTCACTGATGAACATGGTGAAGTTTGTCCAGCAGGTtgggaagaaggtaaagatacTATTGATACttctaataaatctaaataCTTTGAAAAGCAGTAAGTGCTTTTCTTAGTTTGGGAAATCCCGAAACGCCAATAGAGATACAACATAAAAATAGATAAAAATAGAtggtaaaaaaggaatagaaataataaaaaaaagtaaatagATATAGACAAAAActtttatttatatatcGGATGGattttaatcttttttggcttctttcttttttctaGAGAAGATTGCAgttttgacttttgatcattttcttcaattaatttaagCGAGAACATAAGTTGAAGCCCCTCTATTCTTATAGGGCAGCCAATGAAATTTCTATGCAAATTGACGAACAAAACaattatgatgataatcaacaaattaAGAGAAAAAGTGAATTAACAAGTGAAAGTATAAATaagaaagtaaaaataTAAGGTTAAATTGTAGAACATGCTGTCGGATTTTCTTGAAATACTctgaatcaattttcaaggTTTCTGAATGAGCCTACCTCAGTAATTTAATTCAGaaattatatttcaaaACGCCTTGTACACTTTAAAGAGGTTATATTATCAGGTATTTGTGAAAAGCGAAATTGTTAAGTGTAATTTAAATATGTCCAGGATGCATCATTGTCATTGATACAAGATTTCTCGATGATAAGTTAATCTCGTTTTGCGATCCTGTACAATTTCTCAATGGGACAGTTTTGTGTGACCTCGTGAGCGTCGTTACAGAATACGACAGACTGGAAAGTGACAGAACAATTCGAACATGAGATAAAAGTGCTAATTTTGGGTTTTCTGCATGCGATTTCAGGTACTGCCAAGTACTTGATCTACTAGGTATCTTAATCCAGCTTCTCATGCTCCAATGTGATTGGTTCTATCTTGGCTCCCTTTTTCTCATTTGTACTTGGGATAGGTGCAGTAGGTATAGGTCCAGCTATAGATTTACATATCAGCTTCGGGACAGATGTATGCAAAATAAGAGAATTTACCTGGTATCGAAGGTGCAATGAGAGCTTTGACAATTTCTTCAAGTGAAACTAATACTCTTGTACATACTGTTGACCATGCACCGGAAGATACAGAACCTAATTATCATGTATCTCACATTAGCAAGAAGAGAATTTGGCACAATATCTTTCGAGgatgatatgattttgGTGAATTGTGATTGAGCGCGGACTCACCTAAAGGAGCACTTGGAAAACTTATCAACCACGCTATAGGATATGGTACCCATCCTTCAGGTAACCAAAATACTGGCTTTTTTCTAAACCACCAAACTAATATAAATTTAGAACCGGAAGTTAATACCCATAATGAAGTTTTAAATTTAGTagtaaatgatgatttagatgatgTTATTTGTGTATCTGGaattgaaaaggaaatatcAGCACAAAATATACAGTTGGGAAGATTTGAATAAGAGATTTTTCCAAAGACATTGTCAACTTACttaaattttcaagatcAGATAATCCTTTGtctaatcttcttcttattttAGCCCATTTTGCGAATTCATCTtgtgaagaagttgaaccTAATTCCgctttatcttttaataCTTGTTTACGCAATTTAGATTGTTCTTTAGATGCTTTTGAAAGGAATATTTTGGAATATATTGAGAAAGTCTGTGTAGGCACCGGAAGAAGGTTAGTCAGTATCGTCGAATGTGCGCTCACAGAAAGTTTCGTTCGATAAACCTACAATCTCTTGAAGGACGGTTTGTCCTACCCATGATACGATTTGAGTGAGGAGGACGACCAGGAAGATCAATAATGCCAGATTAGGCATTTTGGGATGGAAGATAGCAGACCTTTCGGTAAGAAAATGCAAATCTTCTGAGCagaaatgaagatgacggGCTGTATGGTTATTAGCACTTTCTCTTCATATACCTCTTCATGCCTTCACGATTACTTCCAACTGCAATGAGGGTGTCACGTATGTTTCTACGAAGCTAACAAATCCATCAATAAGAGTGTAAAAGTGATGACGTATAACTTTGAGATTTGATGTTTGGGATAAAGTGGAATTAAATGTTACTTAGAATAGTGAATTGAGTGGACGGCGCCgaagatgttgatattgaagtGTTTTTACCCTGAATGTTGTCTGAAAGGACATAAACATGGAAAAGAGAGGAGAGAATTAAAAACAAAGACAAAAGACACGTGACTTTGCATCCGTCTCATCTTATTCCccctcatcatcatcattactATCCTTATCAACAATAACAACATTGACTGAattgtcatcatcaactgGATATCCATCATTGACATACAATATTGCATCACAAAATCCAACGGACAATTCATCACGATCACCGAATAAATCTATTACCAAGCGTGAGAAGGGAAAAGCCGATTTCAAACAACATCAATATAGGATACTCACATGGCCACGAGAACAACCATTCGACCAATTGGAGTACCAACAGCCTTACATACAGACTTTACAAGTAACATGGTCAGTGGGAAACGAAAAAGTATGTCAACAAATAAAGTTATAGAGGAGGATGAACCagataagaagaagaggaagccTGCTGTAGGTATTTGTTCAAAATTAAGGAGATGtttaattcatttactGATGTTTACGTATCTTTCCTCCTGACGTATCAGACCAAAAAGCAATGTGAGTGCCTCAGGGTGCCTAAAATACAACAGACCCTACGACGAATACTGATCAGGCATATTTGTCAACTTATAGCCAATTTCAAACCTCAACCAGTCCCAACAACACATTCATCGGATACGCCGCCTGATGTTGACGACGATTTGCATCTGTTACCACCACCATCTGAAAGAAAGATAGCTAGGAGAAGAGAATCGACGAGAGAAATACGAGAAAGGCATGATTCACCCACGCCTTCAGGCATGGCATCTACTTCATCCACTTCGAACAACAAACGGAGTAAGATTTCTAGGGGGAGATCGAAATCCATAGATCCAATACGTGCTGCTGTCAATACCTCAGATGACCCTTTAGGCGGAGTAGAAGAGACAGAAAATATGAAATCGACAAATAGTACTACTAGTGCAGTTAGAGTGGATGGGTTGAATATACCGAATGCTCAACCATCTAGACCTTCTGGTCCTAGACCACGCTCACCACCTCGTCGTACTTTTTCTGCCTCACAAACACCAGTTTCCACCTCAGCACATCCAATGGGGCCACCTAAGGGATCTTTTGTGCGAAAAACTAGACAATCGATGGGATTGAGTCGAGTGGCTGAATTAAGCAAAGAAAGTGTCGTACCCGTTATGGAGAGTGAGACGCCTATTATACGGAAGAACCAGGAACTCAGGGGTCAACAAGCGAGAAGATCTTCGTTGGATCATAGAGGTGGACGAGCAAGCTCAAGTTGGGGTAGAGGAGAGATAAGTAGGTGTAATAGTCTGATATAAGGAGCCGAAGTGCTGTATCCTAGACATGAAAGCTAATTCTCTGCTTTAGCAATGCCGCATAAAAATGTGGACTCGAAGCTCTTCTACCGCCATATACCAGTTTCTTA
It encodes:
- a CDS encoding ribonuclease P protein component — its product is MSMAYSTNISRMAQSARTFCSTCQILAIPSKLGESSRSVKIDRPRIKKGIFSSRLDPSSNDNKDQTSTTSRNAVRRGNRNIIDSVLSIKGSKQDVRSPKPGRSRRPIQMEETKAQVTAVALRKTERTLSEEHKMESIPTQELNLNLKTHFIGFDLQTSLALIFSTKLPVYKSTLFNIRCISFQKLPIRKLPPYPINESEIWKFERKCIYFTILSSKNSVSKLAVERNRCKRRFKSALNNIINGKDIEEIEQKKLLNNQYAYIASLTSKMYDAPFDQIQFEILNGLRYLQKAHLKSRITNDSLPLPKYIVREQVEVGTVPDSQEKESKVLENVF